A stretch of Elgaria multicarinata webbii isolate HBS135686 ecotype San Diego chromosome 5, rElgMul1.1.pri, whole genome shotgun sequence DNA encodes these proteins:
- the LOC134399573 gene encoding galactosylgalactosylxylosylprotein 3-beta-glucuronosyltransferase 1-like, protein MLRRRNLLTTLLIALPWGLLLTLWHQYPTTRYLSLLRKETDENVTAKSLFNSTSLVREDGLPSCARQPAIGTAPKIIRSYVYARPPPWSDTLPAIFVITPTYTRPVQKAELTRLANTFLHVQNLHWVVVEDSPRRTNLVSNLLEKAGINFTHLNIETPKSLKVGLSWIPSHTPRGTFQRNLGLHWLRESFSASPPPEGVVYFADDDNTYSLELFEEMRYTKKVSVWPVAFVGGLRYESPKVSPAGKVVGWKTVFDPNRPFAIDMAGFAISIKLILEKPQASFKLDGVKGGYQETSLLKDLVTMDGLEPKAANCTKVLVWHTRTERPTLVNEGKRGFTDPRVEV, encoded by the exons ATGCTGAGGAGACGTAACCTTCTCACCACACTTCTGATTGCTTTGCCATGGGGTCTTCTTCTAACACTGTGGCATCAGTACCCGACCACCCGCTACCTCAGCCTTCTGAGAA AGGAAACAGATGAAAATGTGACGGCTAAATCTCTCTTCAACAGCACATCTCTAGTGAGGGAGGATGGGCTCCCATCATGTGCTCGGCAGCCAGCCATCGGGACTGCTCCCAAAATAATCCGGAGCTATGTGTATGCCCGGCCTCCCCCATGGTCAGACACCCTGCCTGCCATATTTGTGATCACACCGACCTACACCCGGCCAGTGCAGAAGGCTGAGCTGACCCGACTGGCCAACACTTTCCTCCATGTGCAGAACCTCCACTGGGTAGTGGTTGAGGACTCGCCCAGAAGGACCAACCTGGTGTCCAATCTGCTGGAGAAGGCAGGGATCAATTTTACTCACCTGAACATTGAAACTCCCAAGAGTCTGAAAGTGGGCCTGTCCTGGATCCCATCTCACACGCCGAGGGGCACGTTCCAGAGGAATCTCGGACTACATTGGTTGAGGGAAAGCTTCAGTGCCTCACCACCACCAGAGGGTGTAGTGTACTTTGCCGATGATGACAACACCTATAGCCTAGAACTGTTTGAAGAG ATGCGCTACACAAAGAAGGTATCCGTGTGGCCAGTTGCCTTTGTTGGGGGCCTCAGGTACGAGTCCCCGAAAGTGAGCCCAGCAGGCAAAGTGGTAGGCTGGAAGACGGTGTTCGACCCTAACCGGCCCTTTGCCATCGACATGGCTGGCTTTGCCATCAGCATCAAGTTGATCCTAGAAAAGCCTCAGGCCAGTTTCAAGCTGGATGGAGTGAAAGGAGGTTACCAAGAAACTAGTTTACTGAAGGATCTAGTGACAATGGATGGACTGGAGCCCAAAGCTGCTAACTGCACAAAG GTCTTGGTCTGGCACACAAGGACTGAAAGGCCAACCCTGGTCAATGAAGGCAAACGTGGATTCACAGACCCAAGGGTGGAGGTGTAG